The Gemmatimonadota bacterium nucleotide sequence GCTGTTGGTGGCCGAGGCGTTGATGAGCCGCTTGGTCAGGCCCAGGGCCAGCGTTGGCATGGCGGCCAAGCGGGCGGCCAAAGCCCAGGCTTCCGATTCAAGCGAGGCGAGCGGCACGGCCTTGAGAATCATGCCCCACTCGGCGGCCTGTTTGGCGGGGATCTTGTCACCGAGCATCAGGGCCGCGGTGGCCCGTGCCCGCCCGACGAGGTGCGGGAGGGTCCAGGACCCCCCGGTGTCGGGAACCAACCCGATATTGATGAAGGCCTGGATGAACGACGCCTCCTCGGCGGCCAGCACGAAGTCGCACGCCAGCGCGAGGTTGGCGCCCGCGCCGGCCGCCACGCCGTTCACAGCGGCCACGACCGGAACCTCGAGATGCCGGATGCCCAAGGCCACCCGATTCCAGGTGTCGTCGAGGTGTTTGGCCAAGTCGCCGGAGATATTGGAGCCGGTGATGTCCTGGCCGGCACAAAACCCCCGTCCCGCGCCCGTCATATGGACAGCCCGGATGGTCCGGTCGGCCTTGATCTCGGCCAGCACGGCCAACAGTCGCTCGAACATGGCATCGTTGAAACTGTTCAGGACATCCGGCCGGTTCAGGGTCACCCGGGCCACCCCGTCACGCCGTTCGAATAGGACT carries:
- a CDS encoding 2-(1,2-epoxy-1,2-dihydrophenyl)acetyl-CoA isomerase (Catalyzes the reversible hydration of unsaturated fatty acyl-CoA to beta-hydroxyacyl-CoA); translation: MSEATVLFERRDGVARVTLNRPDVLNSFNDAMFERLLAVLAEIKADRTIRAVHMTGAGRGFCAGQDITGSNISGDLAKHLDDTWNRVALGIRHLEVPVVAAVNGVAAGAGANLALACDFVLAAEEASFIQAFINIGLVPDTGGSWTLPHLVGRARATAALMLGDKIPAKQAAEWGMILKAVPLASLESEAWALAARLAAMPTLALGLTKRLINASATNSFEQQLVMEGEFQSIAGKSHDHAEGIGAFKEKRKPNFHGR